A stretch of the Macaca mulatta isolate MMU2019108-1 chromosome 14, T2T-MMU8v2.0, whole genome shotgun sequence genome encodes the following:
- the LOC706715 gene encoding tripartite motif-containing protein 51 produces MDSDFSHAFQKELICVICSNYLVDPVTICCGHSFCRPCLCISWEEDQSPANCPACREPSRKQDFKTNILLKNLVTIARKASLWQFLSSEKQICGTHRETKKMFCDVEKSLLCLLCSNSQEHGAHTHYPIEGAAEEHREKLLKKMQSLWEKACENHRNLNMETTRTRCWKDYVSLRREAIRAEYQKMPAFLHEEEQHHLERLQKEGEDIFQQLNESKARMEHSRELLRGMYEDLKQMCHKADVELLQAFEDILHRYESLLLQVPQPANPELSAGPITGLLDRLSGFRVDFTLQPERANSHIFLYGDLRSMNVGCDPQDDPHFTAKSECFLVWGAQTFTSGKYYWEVHVGDTWNWAFGVCNNYWKEKRQNDKIDGGEGLFLLGCVKEDAHCSLFTTSPLVVQYVPRPASRVGLFLDCEGRTMTFVDVDQSSLIYTIPNCSFSPPLRPIFCCSHF; encoded by the exons ATGGACTCAGACTTCTCACATGCCTTCCAGAAGGAACTCATCTGTGTCATCTGTTCGAACTACCTGGTAGACCCTGTCACCATctgctgtgggcacagcttctgTAGGCCCTGTCTCTGCATTTCCTGGGAAGAAGACCAAAGTCCTGCCAACTGCCCTGCATGCCGCGAACCATCACGGAAACAGGACTTCAAAACCAATATTCTTCTGAAGAATTTAGTGACCATCGCGAGAAAAGCCAGTCTCTGGCAATTCCTGAGCTCTGAGAAACAAATATGTGGGACCCATAGGGAAACAAAGAAGATGTTCTGTGACGTGGAAAAGAGTCTGCTCTGTTTGCTGTGCTCCAACTCTCAGGAGCACGGGGCTCACACACACTATCCCATTGAAGGGGCCGCTGAGGAACACCGG GAGAAGCTCCTGAAGAAAATGCAGTCTTTATGGGAAAAAGCTTGTGAAAATCACAGAAACCTGAACATGGAAACCACCAGAACCAGATGCTGGAAG GATTATGTGAGTTTAAGGAGAGAAGCAATCAGAGCTGAATATCAGAAGATGCCTGCATTTCTCCATGAAGAAGAGCAACATCACTTGGAGAGGCTGCAAAAGGAGGGCGAGGACATTTTTCAGCAACTCAATGAAAGCAAAGCCAGAATGGAACATTCGAGGGAGCTTTTAAGAGGAATGTATGAGGATCTGAAGCAAATGTGCCATAAAGCAGATGTGGAGCTACTCCAG GCTTTTGAAGACATATTACACAG GTATGAGTCCCTGCTGCTGCAAGTGCCCCAGCCTGCGAATCCAGAGCTCAGTGCAGGGCCCATCACTGGACTGCTGGACAGGCTCAGTGGATTCAGAG ttGATTTTACTCTGCAGCCTGAAAGAGCCAATAGTCATATCTTCCTGTATGGAGATTTGAGAAGCATGAATGTTGGATGTGACCCTCAAGATGATCCCCATTTCACTGCAAAATCTGAATGTTTTCTTGTATGGGGTGCTCAGACTTTCACATCTGGCAAATATTATTGGGAGGTTCATGTGGGGGACACTTGGAATTGGGCTTTTGGTGTCTGTAACAATTAttggaaagagaagagacagaatgATAAGATAGATGGAGGGGAGGGACTCTTTCTTCTTGGATGTGTTAAGGAGgatgctcactgcagtctctttACCACCTCCCCACTTGTGGTGCAATATGTTCCAAGACCTGCCAGTCGAGTAGGATTATTCCTGGATTGTGAAGGTAGAACCATGACCTTTGTTGATGTTGATCAAAGTTCCCTGATATACACCATCCCTAATTGCTCCTTCTCACCTCCTCTCAGGCCTATCTTTTGCTGTAGTCACTTCTGA
- the LOC144334591 gene encoding tripartite motif-containing protein 43B-like produces the protein MKHFLLESIKHRHGKLNQLNQLPCRSESVLLHMPQPVNPELTVGPITGLVDRLNRFRVEIAFTWEVTNHNIRLFGDVRRLMFRRGSLNSDRSDYFAAWGTWVFSSGKHYWELDVDSSWDWALGVCKDSWMRKNSTMVTSKDIFLLLCVKVDNRFSLLTTSPLFPHYVEKPLGRVGVFLDFEGGSVSFLNVTRSSLIWSYPAGSLNFPVRPFFSTGHR, from the exons ATGAAGCATTTTCTGTTGGAATCTATTAAACACAGACATGGGAAACTTAACCAACTCAACCAACTTCCTTGCAGGAGTGAGTCTGTGCTGCTGCACATGCCGCAGCCTGTCAATCCAGAGCTCACTGTAGGGCCCATCACTGGACTGGTGGACAGGCTCAACCGCTTCCGAG TGGAAATTGCCTTCACTTGGGAAGTCACCAATCACAATATCAGGCTGTTTGGGGATGTGAGAAGATTGATGTTTAGACGTGGATCTTTGAATTCTGACAGATCTGACTATTTTGCTGCATGGGGAACCTGGGTCTTCTCCTCTGGGAAACACTACTGGGAGCTGGATGTGGACAGCTCTTGGGACTGGGCTCTGGGAGTCTGTAAGGACTCCTGGATGAGGAAGAATAGCACAATGGTTACATCTAAGgacatatttcttcttttgtgcgTGAAGGTGGATAATCGTTTCAGTCTCTTGACCACCTCCCCATTGTTTCCTCACTATGTAGAGAAACCTCTGGGCCGGGTTGGTGTGTTTCTTGATTTTGAAGGTGGAAGTGTGAGTTTTTTGAATGTCACCAGGAGTTCCCTCATATGGAGTTACCCGGCTGGCTCCTTAAATTTTCCTGTCAGGCCTTTCTTTTCCACTGGCCACAGATGA